In Paenibacillus algicola, a genomic segment contains:
- the treP gene encoding PTS system trehalose-specific EIIBC component, producing the protein MVKIDRAKVEQIVQAVGGRDNIEAASHCVTRLRFALADESKVDAKALDQNDLVKGQFSSQGQFQVVIGPGLVDQVYEEMIQITGGTRASKDDVKDLAGKKQNPIQRAIKTLADIFIPILPAIVMAGLLLGVNNILTGADIFYEGQSLIEVHPQWTDVASMINLIASTAFTFLPVLIGWSAARQFGGSPLLGIVLGLILVNPGLMSAYDYAKAKLEGTVPVWNLFGLEVQSIGYQGQVLPVLVSAYILAKLERFLNKRVHDSIKLLVVAPVALLVTGFLAFILVGPVTFAIGNMLTSGLVSIFNSFAALGGLIYGGLYAVLVITGMHHTFLAVDVQLIGSEGGTFLWPMLALSNIAQGAAALAMLFVYQEQKSKGLAVTSSVSAFLGVTEPAIFGVNLRLRYPFIFGLIGSGIAGILLAVNNVLASSIGVGGIPGFLSIFPNQWGVFFLGMAIVLIVPFTGTLLYGRVQMARLRKKAAAEDCEPQEAVLMNTDGKQDEERASASGTSAPPVTHPDDAETAGDNSFMLEMTSPLSGRAVNLSQVPDPAFAEKQMGQGIAIIPAEGKVYAPFDGTVAHLIKSKHALILQNEEGLQVLIHVGINTVSLKGRPFTAHVETGASISKGQLLLEFDMDVIQSAGLPIITPIIIPDGQEQINNVEELPGEAIQGESTILRIAYTQGT; encoded by the coding sequence ATGGTCAAAATCGACCGTGCTAAAGTAGAGCAGATCGTTCAAGCGGTCGGCGGCAGGGACAATATTGAAGCCGCTTCGCACTGTGTCACCCGTCTGCGGTTTGCATTGGCAGATGAAAGCAAAGTGGACGCAAAGGCTTTGGATCAGAACGACTTAGTGAAAGGGCAGTTCTCATCGCAAGGCCAGTTCCAGGTCGTCATTGGACCGGGCCTTGTGGATCAGGTGTATGAAGAGATGATTCAAATCACCGGAGGCACCCGTGCCTCGAAGGATGATGTCAAGGATTTAGCGGGCAAAAAGCAAAATCCGATTCAGCGTGCAATCAAGACGCTTGCTGATATATTCATCCCGATTCTTCCGGCCATCGTTATGGCAGGCTTGCTGCTCGGCGTGAACAATATCCTGACGGGCGCAGATATTTTCTATGAAGGGCAATCTCTGATTGAAGTACATCCGCAGTGGACGGACGTCGCTTCCATGATCAATCTGATTGCCAGCACGGCGTTCACCTTTCTGCCGGTCCTGATCGGCTGGTCGGCTGCCCGGCAGTTTGGCGGCAGTCCATTGCTCGGTATCGTGCTCGGTCTTATCCTGGTCAATCCCGGCCTGATGAGTGCCTACGATTATGCCAAAGCGAAGCTGGAAGGAACCGTCCCGGTTTGGAATTTGTTCGGATTGGAGGTGCAGAGCATTGGCTATCAGGGACAGGTGCTGCCGGTACTCGTGTCGGCATACATTCTAGCCAAATTAGAGCGATTCCTGAACAAGCGGGTTCACGATTCGATCAAGCTGCTGGTGGTAGCTCCGGTTGCGCTGCTTGTCACCGGGTTTCTGGCCTTCATTCTGGTGGGGCCAGTTACATTTGCGATCGGCAACATGCTGACCTCGGGTCTTGTAAGTATTTTTAATTCCTTTGCCGCGCTTGGCGGTCTCATCTATGGCGGCTTGTACGCCGTATTGGTCATCACCGGCATGCACCATACGTTCCTCGCTGTGGACGTGCAGCTGATCGGCAGTGAAGGGGGCACCTTCCTGTGGCCGATGCTGGCGCTGTCTAACATTGCGCAAGGTGCGGCGGCACTGGCCATGCTGTTCGTGTATCAGGAACAGAAATCGAAGGGCCTGGCCGTGACCTCATCGGTATCGGCGTTCCTCGGCGTGACCGAGCCCGCCATTTTCGGGGTTAATCTGCGCCTGCGCTATCCTTTCATTTTTGGCCTGATTGGCTCCGGAATCGCGGGCATTCTCCTTGCCGTCAATAATGTACTCGCCTCTTCTATCGGGGTGGGCGGTATTCCCGGATTCTTATCCATATTCCCGAACCAATGGGGGGTCTTCTTCCTGGGGATGGCTATTGTGCTCATCGTGCCGTTCACGGGTACCCTGCTCTATGGCCGGGTGCAGATGGCAAGATTGCGGAAAAAGGCCGCCGCCGAGGACTGCGAGCCTCAGGAGGCGGTATTGATGAACACAGACGGGAAGCAGGACGAGGAGAGGGCCTCTGCTTCAGGGACTTCAGCTCCGCCGGTCACTCATCCAGATGATGCAGAGACGGCAGGGGACAATTCGTTCATGCTGGAAATGACATCCCCGCTGAGCGGAAGGGCAGTCAATTTGTCTCAGGTGCCGGACCCGGCCTTTGCAGAGAAGCAGATGGGACAAGGCATTGCGATCATTCCTGCAGAGGGTAAGGTGTATGCACCATTTGATGGTACAGTAGCTCATCTGATCAAGAGCAAGCATGCGTTAATTTTGCAAAATGAAGAAGGGCTTCAGGTGCTGATTCACGTCGGGATAAATACCGTCTCCCTGAAAGGAAGACCCTTTACTGCCCATGTGGAAACCGGGGCTAGCATATCGAAGGGCCAGCTGCTGCTGGAGTTTGATATGGATGTCATTCAATCGGCAGGCTTGCCAATCATCACGCCGATTATTATACCGGACGGCCAGGAGCAGATTAACAATGTGGAGGAGCTTCCTGGCGAAGCCATACAGGGCGAGAGCACCATTCTCCGTATTGCCTACACTCAAGGTACGTAA
- the treR gene encoding trehalose operon repressor has protein sequence MRNNNIFLSLYKDYAQYIESGLLPPGSKLPSEHELSAVYETTRETVRKGLNLLAQNGYIHKVKGKGSFVLEKSRLKFPISGLVSYKELSKALGKPSRTLVYAVEQIPAGEVIGKELKCRPDQRVWKVIRAREIDGERVILDIDYLNAKVVDHLNPEIAADSIYAYLEQELQLKISYAEKVITVESVNERDAAYMDLGDDRHVVAVRGYVHLEDTTLFQYSESRHRLDKFQFVDFARRTSLTD, from the coding sequence ATGAGAAACAATAATATTTTTCTAAGTCTATATAAGGACTACGCGCAGTACATTGAATCCGGTTTGCTGCCTCCGGGCAGCAAGCTGCCTTCAGAGCACGAGCTGTCCGCCGTGTATGAAACAACCCGTGAAACCGTCCGGAAGGGACTAAATCTGTTGGCCCAGAACGGCTACATCCATAAGGTGAAGGGTAAAGGCTCTTTTGTTCTGGAGAAAAGCCGGCTGAAATTCCCGATCTCAGGCCTTGTTAGCTACAAAGAGCTTTCCAAGGCGCTGGGCAAGCCAAGCCGGACTCTTGTCTACGCTGTTGAACAGATCCCGGCTGGAGAAGTGATCGGAAAAGAGCTGAAGTGCCGTCCGGATCAGCGGGTATGGAAGGTCATCCGGGCTCGTGAAATCGACGGAGAACGCGTCATTCTGGATATTGACTATCTAAACGCTAAGGTCGTCGATCATCTGAATCCAGAGATTGCCGCAGATTCGATTTATGCCTATCTGGAGCAGGAGCTGCAGCTGAAAATCAGCTATGCCGAGAAGGTCATTACGGTAGAGAGCGTGAATGAACGGGATGCTGCCTATATGGATTTGGGAGATGATCGTCATGTGGTGGCCGTTCGAGGATATGTCCATTTGGAGGATACAACGCTCTTCCAGTACAGTGAGTCACGGCACCGGCTGGATAAATTCCAGTTTGTTGATTTTGCGAGAAGGACCTCGTTAACAGATTGA
- a CDS encoding S-layer homology domain-containing protein: protein MKKCKRNNVTTRWSSALLAGTLFMGLAVPPGYGSPAEENLTQGASVESAQSEAVTVQDATYSPDPQDDTDTRPQSPFPELLITEVVPDTANLSGSDAYEFIEIYNNSDQELNWRNYKLLYQSDEWDTLHGNDILIPAGEAIVLWVMNAVNGALTQDDFNQNFGTQLTEDINLFRVSGGGGMSNSAARTLKIVHISGEEVIEASYQNDDQTKPDMGIFYAHPSWDSKDMIMIDGTGTVRATPGQVDSSQTVKPEPPVGPEPPAETFVLNHEAIPSVSRNEDLVFSASISSHQQGGAVPERVNVSLLYRTASQSRFTVAPMNLQDGKYTTTLSADILTESELEYRIVAKSDNHTEQSDHHTIVVTGIPPLDLQQIPPLLVTELVVNSKNVGSSDGYEFIEIYNNTDREQSFENYKLYYRYTDTGPEGDVVWAPDVQDLVIPPQETVVFWIINAANQDSTAADFNAHYGTSLQHNVNLFRVNSAGMANGSRRAIVLKMNTGREVSSAYYDPTLKYEQDESSTETKEDTALLYKYPLDGTSRMIKISAGTVFPTPGAHDPAQVPAQPVHIEDDLNPPTIEDRTNVTEIDQGQGFSIRAWAEDDKQVTSVTLHIRSDKQAAYTSFRLLEDYGDKHYYYEVSPADLIGKSYLEYYFTVSDGYNKPISSSPYQVQITGGEDRSELRLNVHNEQVISGSFILKGTAEQGSPDTVKLSVNNNEITAGLFNALERDAYFAFDAKNVNYYFKNAITMGPEHLKDETILYTFMDPIPSYKTLTFPIEAGRLTEGNDNVIYIRPGSKSGPFDDRIEENKDDFEIRNIRLILANGTVLRDPAFADVEQEIKMGDAAGKYEVLGASFHIPADQFISRAYLWDTTKVPDGVYQVAAETGTYSKSAYVTVDNTAPVIQTGLQEGMLYRGAFSIEAQVTDQYAGVKQVTALLDGEEIQLPYATSSSKLGGGEHELVITALDHADNKAEYSVTFQVPNENPLQPELISPSNGQSLTGTSAELKVNVQDESGDPMKVSFYRGFLHDGTRMQSFNGYQSASVTEPPKQLAPAGEQSLSAADYAAIQYKDGQYLTTDSEEQFPYQRYEVKLDASVQPDDVVDIVWEGKSLPDRKVSLYAWNTAAARWDMLDTVIAGLEDFELNSSVRAGDYNAGGSITVLIQDEIAESWSAPDSSSPVTQDPYDFSFIWMSDTQYYSESYPYIYRSIVQWMAEKKDDLKLKYVIHTGDLVDKAEQEYQWEEADRNMKVLEAAQIPYGVLAGNHDVGHQTGDYAQYKKYFGASRFKDSPVYGGSYDDNMGHYDLVSSNGNDFIIVYMGWGLKEKEIEWMNKVVAQYPERKAILALHEYLLVSGNRAPIADEIFEKVVKPNPNVIATLSGHYHDAELNTEELDDNGDSIPDRKVYQMLADYQGAPEGGLGYIRLMQFDMTNNKLHMKTYSPYLDDYNMYDGIPGKDEFSLDLDLQPRLKRVATDYIGVKVYTNQLIGQTMNVASGDTTAMQWNGLKANEYYQWYVKVEDDFSGAAWSDVWGFALGNPVVSPPTGGGSVEPGTPAAPPAIPQPPVVAVPADGVVEIQGNASGQYQVNENAVKQAAAAAAAAGLKQLRLKLQPAIDPTSSVLPQVQLDVAAMSGAAQSKLSLMVESSDSKITLPAAALDQLSSGGSTSIILKFGAQAVQAGPSLQRDMTSLGMRFDIAVTENDGSASTAVEGFAAPIQVEWKLTKDQLNRLDADYAGIYENVNGQLRYVGGTFAGDMVSFQSERPGQYELLEHRKQFSDMSGSWAEEYVQKLAAKHIIKGIDHERYAPSVSVTRADFAVLAMRSLGEEGTDSPAVLFNDVAEGAYYASEVSKAAALGLIQGYEGSFRPKDSITREEAAVLLQRMLRQLGIPAAGSSSAAAFADADQISPWALRAVTELQELGILNGKGQGVFAPDAPVTRAELAKMIYEVRNQHN, encoded by the coding sequence TTGAAGAAATGCAAGAGGAACAACGTCACGACCAGGTGGAGCTCCGCTCTGCTCGCAGGCACCCTGTTCATGGGACTGGCTGTGCCGCCAGGATACGGCAGTCCTGCAGAGGAAAATCTTACCCAAGGCGCATCAGTGGAATCGGCTCAAAGCGAAGCCGTGACGGTACAGGATGCGACGTACTCACCGGATCCGCAGGACGACACCGACACCCGGCCACAGAGCCCGTTTCCGGAGCTGTTAATAACAGAAGTTGTTCCGGATACGGCTAATCTGTCCGGCTCGGATGCGTACGAGTTTATTGAAATTTACAATAACAGTGATCAGGAGCTCAACTGGAGAAATTACAAGCTTTTGTATCAAAGCGATGAATGGGACACGCTTCATGGGAATGATATTCTAATTCCAGCCGGTGAAGCGATCGTGCTGTGGGTGATGAACGCTGTAAATGGTGCCCTAACTCAAGATGATTTCAATCAGAACTTCGGCACCCAGCTGACAGAGGATATCAATTTGTTCCGCGTTTCTGGCGGAGGCGGGATGTCAAACTCGGCTGCAAGAACCTTGAAGATTGTCCATATCAGCGGCGAGGAGGTTATTGAGGCTTCCTATCAGAATGATGATCAGACCAAGCCGGACATGGGGATTTTCTATGCCCATCCGAGCTGGGACAGCAAGGATATGATCATGATCGATGGTACCGGAACCGTCCGTGCTACCCCGGGACAGGTTGACAGCAGCCAGACCGTGAAGCCGGAGCCGCCCGTTGGTCCTGAGCCGCCGGCTGAGACCTTCGTGCTGAATCATGAAGCTATTCCTTCGGTCTCAAGAAACGAGGACCTTGTCTTCTCGGCTTCTATCTCCTCTCATCAGCAGGGAGGAGCTGTGCCGGAGCGAGTCAATGTCAGTCTGCTGTACAGAACGGCGTCCCAGAGCCGATTCACGGTAGCTCCAATGAATTTGCAGGACGGGAAGTATACAACGACGCTGTCTGCGGACATTTTGACGGAATCTGAGCTGGAGTACCGGATTGTAGCCAAAAGCGACAATCATACCGAGCAGAGTGATCATCATACGATTGTGGTTACAGGCATCCCGCCCTTGGATCTTCAGCAGATTCCGCCACTGCTCGTGACGGAGCTTGTCGTCAATTCCAAGAATGTTGGCAGCTCGGACGGATATGAATTTATTGAAATTTACAACAACACGGACCGCGAGCAAAGCTTCGAAAATTACAAGCTGTACTATCGCTATACCGACACAGGTCCGGAGGGAGATGTCGTTTGGGCACCGGATGTGCAGGATTTGGTCATCCCGCCGCAGGAAACGGTTGTGTTCTGGATCATCAATGCAGCGAATCAAGACTCTACCGCAGCTGATTTCAATGCTCACTACGGAACCAGTCTGCAGCACAATGTGAATCTCTTCCGTGTGAACAGTGCAGGTATGGCCAACGGATCACGCCGGGCCATTGTGCTGAAGATGAATACGGGACGTGAGGTTTCCAGCGCGTATTATGATCCGACCCTAAAGTATGAGCAGGATGAGAGCTCCACGGAAACGAAGGAAGATACCGCGCTTCTTTACAAATATCCGCTGGATGGTACATCCCGGATGATCAAGATCAGTGCGGGCACTGTATTCCCGACTCCGGGAGCCCATGATCCCGCGCAGGTTCCAGCGCAGCCGGTTCATATTGAAGACGATCTCAATCCGCCAACCATTGAGGATCGTACGAACGTAACGGAGATCGATCAAGGTCAAGGCTTTTCTATCCGAGCCTGGGCAGAGGATGACAAGCAGGTTACCTCGGTGACGCTGCATATCAGATCCGACAAGCAAGCCGCATACACCTCGTTCAGATTACTGGAGGACTACGGAGACAAGCATTATTATTATGAAGTTTCTCCGGCGGACCTGATTGGGAAGAGCTATTTAGAATATTATTTTACTGTTTCAGACGGGTACAACAAACCGATCTCTTCTTCACCCTATCAGGTTCAAATCACAGGGGGAGAAGACCGCTCGGAACTGAGACTGAACGTTCACAATGAACAGGTAATCAGCGGCAGCTTCATACTGAAGGGAACCGCCGAGCAGGGTTCGCCGGATACCGTCAAGCTGTCTGTCAATAATAACGAGATTACAGCAGGCCTGTTTAATGCTTTGGAACGTGACGCCTACTTTGCTTTTGATGCCAAGAATGTGAACTATTATTTTAAGAATGCCATTACCATGGGGCCGGAGCATTTAAAGGATGAAACCATCCTGTATACGTTTATGGATCCGATTCCTTCCTATAAAACGCTGACGTTTCCGATTGAGGCAGGGCGTTTAACCGAAGGAAATGACAATGTGATCTACATCCGTCCCGGCTCCAAGTCCGGTCCTTTCGACGATCGGATCGAGGAGAACAAGGACGATTTCGAAATCCGCAATATTCGTCTGATTCTTGCGAATGGTACTGTGCTGCGTGACCCGGCCTTTGCCGATGTCGAGCAAGAGATCAAGATGGGCGATGCTGCGGGGAAATATGAGGTTCTGGGAGCTTCCTTTCATATTCCTGCAGATCAGTTTATTTCCAGAGCATATCTTTGGGATACGACTAAGGTGCCGGATGGCGTCTACCAAGTTGCCGCCGAAACCGGAACATATAGCAAGAGTGCGTATGTCACCGTAGATAATACAGCTCCCGTGATTCAAACCGGCCTGCAGGAAGGAATGCTCTACCGGGGAGCATTCAGCATTGAGGCACAGGTCACCGATCAGTATGCCGGTGTGAAGCAGGTCACTGCGCTGCTGGACGGCGAGGAAATTCAGCTTCCTTATGCCACCTCCTCATCCAAGCTGGGCGGCGGTGAGCATGAGCTGGTCATTACAGCTCTGGATCATGCTGACAATAAAGCCGAGTACAGCGTAACCTTTCAGGTTCCGAATGAAAATCCACTCCAGCCGGAGTTAATTAGTCCATCCAACGGACAATCTCTGACTGGAACCTCCGCTGAGCTGAAGGTGAATGTTCAGGATGAGAGCGGCGATCCCATGAAGGTATCCTTCTACCGCGGCTTTCTGCACGACGGAACGCGGATGCAGAGCTTTAACGGCTACCAGAGCGCTTCTGTTACCGAGCCGCCGAAGCAGCTGGCTCCAGCCGGAGAGCAATCCTTGTCTGCAGCAGATTACGCAGCGATCCAGTACAAGGATGGACAGTATTTGACAACGGATTCTGAGGAGCAGTTCCCATATCAGCGTTATGAAGTGAAGCTGGATGCTTCCGTTCAGCCTGATGATGTCGTCGATATTGTTTGGGAGGGCAAATCACTTCCAGATCGGAAGGTCAGCCTGTACGCCTGGAATACAGCAGCAGCAAGGTGGGACATGCTGGATACCGTCATAGCCGGTTTGGAGGATTTTGAATTGAACTCCTCAGTACGTGCCGGGGATTATAATGCTGGCGGCAGCATCACGGTGCTCATTCAGGATGAAATTGCCGAAAGCTGGAGCGCGCCAGATTCCAGTAGCCCGGTAACGCAGGATCCTTATGACTTCTCGTTCATCTGGATGTCTGATACCCAGTATTACTCGGAATCTTATCCCTACATTTACCGAAGCATTGTACAGTGGATGGCAGAGAAAAAGGACGACCTCAAGCTGAAATATGTAATTCATACCGGTGATTTGGTGGACAAGGCCGAGCAGGAATACCAGTGGGAAGAAGCAGACCGTAACATGAAGGTGCTGGAGGCAGCACAAATTCCTTACGGTGTTCTCGCTGGCAATCATGATGTAGGACATCAGACGGGAGATTATGCCCAGTATAAAAAGTACTTTGGGGCATCGAGATTTAAGGACAGCCCGGTTTATGGCGGATCGTATGACGATAATATGGGGCATTATGATCTGGTTTCCTCTAACGGAAATGATTTTATTATTGTATATATGGGCTGGGGCTTGAAGGAAAAGGAAATTGAGTGGATGAATAAGGTGGTTGCGCAATATCCGGAGCGTAAAGCGATCCTCGCCCTGCATGAGTATTTGCTCGTTTCCGGTAACCGTGCACCGATCGCTGATGAAATTTTTGAAAAGGTCGTGAAGCCGAACCCGAATGTTATCGCTACCTTATCCGGACATTATCACGATGCCGAGCTGAATACGGAAGAGCTGGACGATAACGGAGACAGCATCCCTGACCGTAAGGTATATCAGATGCTGGCCGACTATCAGGGGGCTCCAGAGGGTGGGTTAGGTTACATTCGCTTAATGCAGTTTGATATGACCAACAACAAGCTGCACATGAAGACCTACTCGCCTTACCTGGATGATTACAATATGTATGACGGGATCCCAGGCAAGGATGAGTTCTCGCTGGATCTTGATCTGCAGCCAAGGCTGAAGCGCGTGGCTACCGACTATATTGGCGTCAAGGTGTATACCAATCAGCTGATTGGCCAAACCATGAACGTTGCCAGTGGTGACACTACAGCAATGCAGTGGAATGGGCTGAAGGCTAATGAGTATTACCAATGGTATGTCAAAGTGGAGGATGATTTCAGCGGAGCTGCCTGGTCTGATGTGTGGGGCTTTGCTCTCGGCAATCCTGTTGTTAGCCCGCCTACTGGCGGAGGCAGTGTAGAGCCGGGCACACCTGCAGCTCCACCTGCAATTCCTCAGCCTCCAGTCGTGGCGGTTCCTGCCGATGGGGTTGTGGAGATACAAGGAAATGCATCAGGTCAATATCAGGTGAATGAAAATGCCGTGAAGCAGGCAGCCGCTGCAGCTGCTGCAGCCGGGTTGAAGCAGCTCAGGCTGAAGCTGCAGCCAGCCATTGACCCTACGAGCTCTGTGCTTCCACAGGTTCAGCTGGATGTCGCTGCAATGTCAGGGGCGGCACAAAGCAAGCTGTCCCTGATGGTGGAGTCCAGTGACAGCAAGATCACGCTGCCTGCGGCAGCTTTGGATCAGCTGAGCTCTGGCGGTTCGACCTCGATCATTTTGAAATTCGGGGCACAGGCTGTCCAAGCAGGCCCTAGTCTACAGCGTGATATGACATCCTTAGGAATGCGTTTTGACATCGCAGTCACTGAGAATGATGGCAGTGCATCAACAGCCGTGGAGGGATTTGCAGCACCGATCCAAGTAGAGTGGAAGCTCACTAAAGATCAATTAAACAGGCTGGATGCTGATTATGCAGGCATATATGAGAACGTAAATGGACAGCTTCGTTATGTGGGCGGCACCTTTGCAGGAGATATGGTTTCCTTCCAGAGTGAACGTCCAGGACAATATGAGCTGCTTGAGCATCGGAAGCAATTCAGCGATATGAGCGGCAGCTGGGCGGAGGAGTACGTGCAGAAGCTGGCTGCAAAGCATATCATCAAGGGGATCGATCATGAGCGGTACGCTCCTTCTGTATCCGTGACCCGTGCTGATTTTGCTGTGCTGGCCATGAGATCGCTTGGGGAAGAAGGTACTGATTCACCTGCTGTTCTCTTCAATGATGTAGCGGAGGGCGCGTATTACGCGTCCGAGGTCAGCAAGGCAGCAGCTCTTGGATTGATTCAAGGCTATGAAGGCAGCTTCAGGCCGAAGGATTCCATAACGCGTGAGGAAGCAGCCGTGCTGCTGCAGCGGATGCTCCGGCAGCTTGGCATTCCAGCAGCAGGCTCCAGCAGCGCTGCAGCCTTTGCGGATGCGGATCAGATTTCTCCATGGGCACTCCGTGCTGTGACGGAGCTGCAGGAGCTTGGTATTTTGAACGGAAAAGGACAGGGCGTGTTCGCGCCTGATGCTCCGGTTACCCGTGCCGAGCTGGCGAAGATGATTTACGAGGTGCGAAACCAACATAATTAA
- the treC gene encoding alpha,alpha-phosphotrehalase: protein MNGDDKRGKDWWRTSTVYQVYPKSFNDTTGSGTGDIKGLTEKLDYIRGLGIDIVWLQPVYISPQNDNGYDVADYTSIDPVYGTMEDFDELVFQLKRRDMHLMIDIVVNHSSTEHRWFKEARSSKDNPYRDYYIWKDPAEDGGPPNNWQSKFGGPAWQYDEGTGQYFLTLFDKTQADLNWENQKVRQEVMDILTFWAEKGVDGFRMDVINLISKDHRFPDDDGSTSPGDGRKFYTDGPKVHEYIKEMNQKVFRPYNLVTVGEMSSTTLEHCIRYSRPEENEFSMTFSFHHLKVDYPNGQKWELKPYDFEELKRILSYWQIGMQEGGGWNALFWNNHDQPRALSRFTDDTRYRQESAKLLATTLHGLQGTPYVYQGEEIGLPDPKWNSMDEFRDIESRNMYDILLQKGKSPEEAEHIIQVRSRDNSRLPMPWENQEQAGFTKGTPWIKVDERYRDINARLAVEDPESIYHHYRKLIELRKSLPVLTDGAYIRLDEGHPQIYAYARRNAGEMLVVISNFSDQEISFRLPESLKASGYAFENAKLLIGNVKEAPRLDVIVRLAPYGSFMWLLT, encoded by the coding sequence ATGAACGGAGATGACAAGCGGGGGAAGGACTGGTGGAGAACCTCCACCGTATATCAGGTTTACCCCAAGAGCTTTAATGATACAACAGGCAGCGGTACCGGAGATATTAAAGGACTAACGGAGAAGCTGGATTATATCAGAGGGCTGGGCATTGACATTGTGTGGCTGCAGCCGGTATATATTTCTCCTCAGAATGATAACGGTTACGATGTTGCCGATTATACCTCCATTGATCCCGTATACGGTACGATGGAGGATTTTGACGAGCTGGTCTTTCAGCTAAAGCGCCGGGATATGCACCTGATGATTGATATTGTCGTCAACCATTCCTCCACAGAGCATCGCTGGTTTAAGGAAGCGAGATCCTCTAAAGATAACCCGTATCGTGATTATTATATCTGGAAGGATCCTGCCGAGGATGGAGGACCACCCAATAACTGGCAGTCAAAATTCGGTGGTCCTGCGTGGCAATACGATGAAGGAACAGGACAGTATTTTCTCACGCTGTTTGATAAAACCCAGGCGGATCTGAATTGGGAGAATCAGAAGGTTCGGCAGGAGGTTATGGATATTCTTACCTTCTGGGCGGAAAAGGGAGTGGACGGCTTCCGGATGGATGTCATTAATCTGATTTCGAAGGATCACCGTTTTCCTGATGATGACGGCTCGACCTCCCCGGGAGATGGGCGCAAATTTTACACAGATGGGCCAAAGGTTCATGAATATATCAAGGAAATGAATCAAAAGGTATTTCGTCCCTACAATCTCGTGACGGTCGGCGAGATGTCCTCGACCACGCTGGAGCATTGCATCCGCTATTCCAGGCCGGAGGAGAATGAATTCTCGATGACGTTCAGCTTTCATCATCTGAAAGTAGATTACCCGAACGGACAGAAATGGGAGCTGAAGCCTTATGATTTTGAAGAGCTGAAGAGAATATTGTCTTATTGGCAGATTGGTATGCAGGAAGGCGGGGGCTGGAACGCACTGTTCTGGAATAACCATGATCAGCCGAGGGCACTGAGCCGGTTCACGGATGACACCAGATATCGGCAAGAAAGCGCGAAGCTGCTTGCGACGACGCTTCACGGGCTGCAGGGTACTCCGTACGTCTATCAGGGTGAGGAAATCGGACTGCCAGACCCGAAATGGAACTCCATGGACGAATTTCGAGACATCGAGTCCAGGAATATGTACGATATTTTGCTGCAAAAGGGGAAATCTCCGGAAGAAGCAGAGCATATTATTCAGGTTCGATCCCGGGACAATTCCCGGCTGCCAATGCCCTGGGAGAATCAGGAGCAGGCTGGATTTACAAAAGGCACCCCATGGATCAAGGTCGATGAGCGGTATCGTGACATCAATGCACGCCTCGCGGTGGAGGACCCGGAGTCCATTTACCATCATTATCGCAAGCTGATTGAGCTTCGCAAGAGCCTGCCAGTGTTAACAGATGGTGCTTATATCCGGCTCGATGAAGGGCATCCGCAAATTTATGCTTATGCAAGGCGAAATGCTGGAGAAATGCTCGTCGTGATTTCCAATTTCAGTGATCAGGAGATTTCCTTCCGCCTGCCGGAGTCTTTAAAGGCCTCAGGCTATGCGTTCGAGAATGCCAAGCTGCTGATTGGCAATGTGAAGGAAGCTCCGCGCTTGGATGTCATTGTGCGGCTTGCGCCATATGGCTCTTTTATGTGGCTGCTGACATAG
- a CDS encoding FMN-binding negative transcriptional regulator, whose amino-acid sequence MYIPKPFRMEEQETLYAFIEQNSFGILISAPSSSASPSALQASHLPFLLQPEKHCLTSHLARGNDQWRELEGQEVLVIFQGPHHYISPSWYGTNAAVPTWNYTAVHVYGRVELLDDRAMFPMLQELVNTYEEPSSVYRLDESNEELVTGLLQGIVGFNIRISRIEGQWKLSQNHSRDRQERVIQGLRGAQNEQAASLAALMQGNLK is encoded by the coding sequence ATGTATATCCCCAAACCCTTTCGAATGGAAGAACAAGAGACGCTGTACGCCTTTATTGAGCAAAACAGCTTTGGCATTCTGATCTCTGCACCATCTTCATCTGCATCTCCCTCAGCACTGCAGGCCAGTCATCTTCCGTTTCTGCTTCAGCCAGAGAAGCACTGCCTGACCAGTCACCTTGCCAGGGGCAATGATCAATGGCGGGAGCTGGAGGGGCAGGAGGTGCTCGTGATTTTCCAGGGCCCGCATCATTACATCTCTCCTTCCTGGTACGGAACCAATGCAGCAGTTCCGACCTGGAATTATACCGCAGTGCATGTGTATGGCCGGGTAGAGCTGCTGGATGACCGCGCAATGTTTCCCATGCTTCAGGAGCTGGTGAATACATATGAGGAGCCTTCCAGTGTTTACCGGCTGGATGAGAGTAATGAAGAGCTGGTAACGGGTCTCCTTCAAGGCATTGTCGGGTTTAATATCAGGATCAGCCGTATAGAGGGTCAGTGGAAGCTCAGCCAGAATCATTCCCGGGACAGACAGGAGCGCGTCATTCAAGGGCTGAGAGGTGCCCAGAATGAGCAGGCAGCGTCACTGGCAGCGCTCATGCAGGGGAACCTGAAGTAG